A genomic window from Clostridium aceticum includes:
- a CDS encoding GIY-YIG nuclease family protein — translation MEIINLLKQNAFYPLINKEIDLPDKQGLYLICINKIEVLPEAMENLTYIYFEGKAVIYLGISGSRGLRKRHYNNHFHGTARVSTLRKSLGVLFGYEKVQSLKDQGTSNLKFITEHEKALTEWMLNNLIMYYYATDEDVENIETELISYFNPPLNLSKNKSEVNKEFRRKLSKLRCAL, via the coding sequence ATGGAAATTATAAACCTGTTAAAGCAAAATGCTTTTTATCCTTTGATAAATAAGGAAATTGATTTACCAGATAAGCAAGGATTGTATTTAATTTGCATCAATAAAATAGAAGTATTACCTGAAGCTATGGAGAATTTAACCTATATATATTTTGAAGGTAAAGCAGTTATTTATCTTGGCATTTCGGGTAGTAGAGGATTGCGGAAAAGGCATTATAACAATCATTTCCATGGAACAGCGAGAGTATCTACATTGAGAAAAAGCCTAGGTGTTCTATTTGGCTATGAAAAGGTTCAAAGCTTAAAAGATCAAGGAACTTCAAATTTAAAGTTTATTACAGAACATGAAAAGGCATTAACTGAATGGATGCTTAATAATTTAATCATGTATTATTATGCTACGGATGAAGATGTAGAAAATATTGAAACAGAGCTAATCAGTTATTTTAATCCACCATTGAATTTAAGTAAGAATAAAAGTGAGGTTAATAAAGAGTTTAGAAGGAAATTATCGAAATTGAGGTGTGCTTTATAG
- a CDS encoding ATP-binding protein produces the protein MNFTREDWTLFRNMDTLPQKSGVAKHGIPKLVAKELTDNALDISDKVEIEGNYRNFTVWNDGDGIDPEKLGELFSINRPMVSSKLLRLPTRGALGNGLRVVAGAVIATGGKLYVSTHGHKYEILPQDNGTSDAIVVDEYDRTGTKIEVSLGDEYIDFKWAEDAVKFNKGTKYKGKTSAYWYNSETFFELLQATDSTVREVVEQFDGCSSTKAGKIAREYGRNRKSNELSFDESEQLLNSIRQESRPVKAARLGEIGELEGYSSYNKQSGTFALESTKGNYNAKIPFTVEVFTKEADKSSCQALINKSPSIKGIHASESNKKLNIWGSGFDIYLKCTGVEIVININTPYMPITNDGKEPNYRLMAEVIEIATTKAVNSYKRNSGSKPTDGSKRLTQKDVMLNNLNEAVKKASGDGTYRFSQRQLFYGVRPYVMEQLGIEPTYENFNKVITDYEAEHGDIEGIYRDSRGSLYTPHSGTTIPIGTLSVENYQRPEWTFNKVLYIEKEGFFEILKDVKFPERYDCALLTGKGYASRAVKDLIDYLGESQEELTVFCIHDCDKAGTVIYETLQQKTKSRGERKVNIIDLGLNPKEAIEMGLDVEKPDKKKKMKAADYLTPEEKAWLETNRVELNAMTTPQFIDWLERKMHEYDNGKVVPVDEVLKDELLNKVRYFTKSKVRERILQENNYEKQYQQEVISLQSKIEEKELRLKEMVIESLAASPEQIWKQPIESIAKEIV, from the coding sequence ATGAATTTTACAAGAGAAGATTGGACTTTATTTAGAAATATGGATACTTTACCTCAAAAATCAGGGGTAGCTAAACATGGGATTCCTAAATTAGTGGCTAAGGAATTAACGGATAATGCTTTAGATATATCTGATAAGGTTGAGATTGAAGGTAACTATAGAAACTTTACTGTATGGAATGATGGAGATGGTATTGATCCAGAAAAGTTAGGTGAATTGTTCTCCATTAATAGACCAATGGTTTCATCAAAATTATTAAGACTTCCTACTCGTGGTGCATTAGGTAATGGATTAAGAGTAGTAGCAGGTGCTGTTATTGCAACTGGTGGTAAACTGTATGTTTCAACTCATGGTCATAAATATGAAATACTTCCTCAAGATAATGGAACATCAGATGCTATAGTTGTGGATGAATACGATAGAACAGGAACCAAGATAGAAGTTTCACTTGGAGATGAATATATTGATTTTAAATGGGCTGAAGATGCTGTGAAATTTAATAAAGGGACAAAATATAAAGGTAAAACTTCTGCTTATTGGTATAACTCAGAAACCTTCTTTGAATTGTTACAGGCAACAGATAGTACTGTAAGAGAAGTAGTGGAACAATTTGATGGCTGCTCCAGTACAAAAGCAGGAAAGATTGCCAGAGAATATGGCAGAAATAGAAAATCTAATGAATTATCCTTTGATGAAAGTGAACAACTACTTAATAGTATTCGTCAAGAATCAAGACCAGTGAAGGCTGCTAGATTGGGTGAGATTGGTGAATTAGAAGGATATAGTTCATATAATAAACAATCAGGTACATTTGCATTAGAAAGTACAAAAGGTAATTATAATGCTAAAATTCCATTTACTGTTGAAGTGTTTACCAAAGAAGCTGACAAATCATCATGCCAAGCTTTGATTAATAAGAGTCCAAGTATTAAAGGAATTCATGCCAGTGAGAGCAATAAAAAACTAAATATTTGGGGTAGTGGATTTGATATTTATTTGAAATGTACAGGTGTTGAAATTGTTATTAATATCAATACACCCTATATGCCCATAACCAATGATGGTAAAGAACCAAATTATAGATTGATGGCAGAGGTAATTGAGATAGCAACAACTAAGGCTGTCAACAGCTATAAACGAAATAGTGGCTCAAAGCCAACTGATGGTTCTAAAAGACTTACTCAAAAAGATGTTATGCTAAATAATCTAAATGAAGCTGTTAAAAAAGCCAGTGGTGATGGAACATATAGATTTAGTCAGCGACAGTTATTCTATGGCGTTAGACCCTATGTTATGGAACAACTGGGAATTGAACCAACCTATGAAAACTTTAATAAAGTCATAACAGATTACGAAGCTGAACATGGCGATATTGAAGGAATATATAGAGATTCACGAGGGAGTCTATATACCCCACATTCAGGAACAACTATTCCGATAGGCACACTTTCAGTAGAAAACTATCAAAGACCTGAATGGACTTTCAACAAAGTGTTATATATTGAAAAGGAGGGGTTCTTTGAAATTCTAAAAGATGTTAAATTTCCAGAACGGTATGACTGTGCATTGCTAACTGGAAAGGGTTATGCTAGTCGAGCAGTAAAGGACTTAATTGATTATCTAGGGGAAAGCCAAGAAGAGTTAACGGTATTTTGCATCCATGACTGTGATAAGGCTGGAACTGTAATCTATGAAACTCTACAGCAAAAAACCAAATCAAGAGGAGAAAGGAAAGTTAACATTATTGATTTGGGATTGAATCCAAAAGAAGCAATAGAAATGGGGCTAGATGTGGAGAAGCCCGATAAAAAGAAAAAGATGAAAGCAGCAGATTATTTGACACCAGAAGAAAAAGCATGGTTAGAAACAAATCGTGTGGAATTAAATGCCATGACTACGCCACAATTTATTGATTGGTTGGAAAGAAAAATGCATGAGTATGATAATGGAAAGGTAGTGCCTGTAGATGAGGTGTTAAAGGATGAATTATTAAATAAAGTTAGGTATTTTACAAAATCTAAAGTAAGAGAAAGAATTCTACAAGAAAACAATTATGAGAAGCAGTATCAACAAGAAGTGATTTCTTTACAGAGTAAAATCGAAGAAAAAGAACTAAGGCTAAAAGAGATGGTAATTGAGTCCCTAGCGGCTAGTCCAGAACAAATTTGGAAACAACCGATAGAATCCATTGCTAAAGAAATCGTGTAA
- a CDS encoding tyrosine-type recombinase/integrase: MAYIKVFEEYLKGQDKSNNTVSCYIRDTKVFIGWYNNRTDYGLDKLIELDLVEYKKHMQNGTDSIITINRKIASVNAFLGWLHREGIIERELSIKPVKVKETRQYRGLDDRELRKLRAEIHRTGDKMHIAIIEILLGTGIRVSELVDLKLDDIEMTDRKGKIAVLGKGNALRGVPLNKDVRKAIAEYLEVRSESADECLLIGQRGKMNRNAINVILKKYGDRVGIVVTPHKIRHTLGYKLVKEGKPITTIQEILGHDNIQTTNIYTLTTERDKIEALEGLEW; this comes from the coding sequence ATGGCTTATATCAAGGTTTTTGAAGAATATCTAAAGGGACAAGATAAAAGTAACAATACGGTTTCTTGCTATATTAGGGATACCAAAGTCTTTATCGGTTGGTACAATAACCGAACTGATTATGGCTTGGATAAACTAATAGAACTGGACTTGGTGGAATATAAAAAGCATATGCAAAACGGTACTGATTCAATCATAACAATAAATCGTAAGATTGCAAGCGTTAATGCCTTCTTAGGTTGGCTACACAGGGAAGGGATAATTGAAAGGGAACTAAGTATCAAGCCTGTAAAAGTTAAGGAAACACGCCAATATAGGGGGCTTGATGACAGGGAACTAAGGAAACTTAGGGCAGAGATTCATAGGACAGGAGATAAGATGCATATAGCAATCATTGAGATATTGTTGGGAACTGGCATAAGAGTAAGCGAACTGGTGGATTTAAAGCTTGACGACATAGAGATGACCGATAGGAAGGGCAAAATAGCTGTTCTTGGTAAAGGAAATGCACTAAGAGGTGTTCCTTTGAATAAGGATGTAAGAAAAGCTATTGCTGAATACTTAGAAGTTAGAAGTGAATCAGCTGATGAATGCCTATTGATAGGGCAAAGAGGCAAAATGAATCGAAATGCCATCAATGTAATATTGAAGAAGTATGGGGATCGAGTAGGCATAGTAGTAACTCCCCATAAAATTAGGCATACCTTGGGATATAAGCTTGTAAAGGAAGGGAAACCCATCACCACCATTCAAGAAATCCTTGGGCATGATAATATACAGACCACAAATATCTACACATTGACTACTGAAAGGGATAAAATAGAAGCATTAGAAGGATTGGAGTGGTAG
- a CDS encoding DUF5659 domain-containing protein: MKNETIVITQERMAGWLMFNRFHKINEKADLKDSSRKIYIFKDTPEIRSIMGKYNQFKDIVS, translated from the coding sequence ATGAAAAATGAAACAATTGTAATAACGCAGGAAAGAATGGCTGGTTGGCTTATGTTCAATAGATTTCACAAAATTAATGAAAAAGCAGATTTAAAAGATTCAAGTAGAAAGATCTATATTTTCAAAGATACACCTGAAATTAGAAGTATAATGGGGAAATATAATCAATTTAAAGATATTGTAAGTTAA
- a CDS encoding DUF262 domain-containing protein, with the protein MEARQIGLLGLLSGEDRRFIIPVFQRNYDWKAEQCIQLFKDIESVEIDEERKSHFLGTIVYISNSEVDMIDFHEYVLIDGQQRITTTILLLKALHDTLQEKEDKECINLRNRIYDFYLTNRYADEVHKFRLKPMIDDDVVFQRLMNNDFDFIDKTSRIYKNYILFIELINNSQMSVMEIFEGIKKLIVVYIGLKRGEDDPQLIFESLNSTGLSLSEADLIRNYILMEREPSEQEELYKKYWYKIEKILGNENISDFIRDYLTMKQNDIPNKNNIYVEFKKYVRKNSYQNIELILEDILYYSKIYVRFLNDIEVDKDIKEVIKDIRDLKVTVSYPFLMEVYSDYEQGIISKEVLINTYKLIETYVFRRLICDSPTNSLNKVFKNLAKELKENKDYENRYYDYLVSILLNKKYSAAFPLDSEFKHEFLTRNMYKFKHSRYLLEHLENENNKEKVDVNTLSIEHIMPQKLDAKWTLKLGNNAQSIHGKYLHNIGNLTLTGYNSNLSNKSFEDKKIILEKSRLKLNENLYSSESWNEEEIEKRANELFKTAIKCWKMPKVDEKLIHSVEFIEKEFFDLSDEIDVTGRKPIAFEILGQKHTVNSWKSFMYEASKILYNLEEKIFKTFVYDNDFSGRKSRIISSRKDMREPVQITDGIFIETNLNANSVLNYVKLMMEKYEMSDEDMRFWIK; encoded by the coding sequence ATGGAAGCAAGACAAATTGGGCTTTTAGGATTACTTTCAGGGGAAGATAGGAGATTCATAATACCAGTATTTCAAAGAAACTACGATTGGAAAGCTGAACAGTGTATTCAGCTGTTTAAGGACATAGAAAGCGTAGAGATTGATGAGGAAAGGAAAAGTCATTTCCTTGGAACAATTGTGTATATTTCTAATAGTGAAGTAGATATGATTGACTTTCATGAATATGTACTAATAGATGGACAGCAAAGAATTACTACCACAATACTCTTACTTAAAGCGTTACATGACACTTTACAGGAAAAAGAGGACAAGGAGTGCATAAATCTAAGAAATAGAATTTATGATTTTTACTTGACTAATAGGTATGCTGATGAGGTACATAAATTTCGATTAAAACCTATGATAGATGATGATGTTGTATTTCAAAGGTTGATGAATAATGATTTTGATTTCATAGATAAAACCTCTAGGATTTATAAAAATTACATCTTGTTTATTGAATTAATAAATAATTCGCAAATGTCTGTTATGGAAATATTTGAAGGAATTAAGAAATTAATAGTGGTCTACATAGGATTAAAAAGGGGAGAGGATGATCCTCAATTAATTTTTGAAAGCTTAAACTCTACTGGACTTAGTCTATCAGAAGCTGATTTAATAAGAAACTATATTTTAATGGAGAGAGAGCCATCGGAACAAGAAGAACTATATAAAAAATATTGGTATAAGATAGAAAAAATATTGGGTAATGAAAATATATCTGATTTTATTAGAGATTATTTAACAATGAAGCAAAATGATATACCAAATAAAAATAATATTTATGTTGAATTTAAAAAGTATGTAAGAAAAAATAGTTACCAAAATATAGAATTAATTTTAGAAGATATATTATACTATTCTAAAATATATGTAAGGTTTTTAAATGATATAGAAGTAGATAAGGATATTAAAGAAGTGATAAAAGACATTAGAGATTTAAAGGTAACAGTATCTTATCCTTTTTTAATGGAAGTATACTCAGATTATGAACAAGGAATTATTAGCAAGGAGGTACTGATTAACACATATAAACTAATAGAAACTTATGTTTTTAGAAGACTTATATGTGATAGTCCTACAAATTCCTTAAATAAAGTATTTAAGAATCTAGCTAAAGAATTAAAAGAAAATAAAGACTATGAAAATAGATACTATGATTATCTAGTATCAATTTTATTAAATAAAAAATATAGTGCTGCGTTTCCACTGGACAGTGAATTTAAACATGAATTCCTAACAAGAAACATGTATAAATTTAAACATTCAAGATACCTACTAGAGCATCTGGAAAATGAGAATAATAAGGAAAAAGTAGATGTTAACACCTTAAGTATTGAGCATATAATGCCACAAAAATTAGATGCTAAATGGACTTTGAAGCTAGGAAACAATGCTCAATCAATCCATGGGAAATATTTACACAACATAGGGAATTTAACATTAACTGGGTATAACTCAAACCTATCTAACAAATCTTTCGAGGATAAGAAAATTATATTAGAAAAAAGTAGACTTAAATTAAATGAAAACCTGTATTCCAGTGAATCTTGGAATGAAGAAGAAATAGAAAAAAGAGCAAATGAACTTTTTAAAACTGCTATTAAGTGTTGGAAGATGCCAAAAGTAGATGAAAAACTGATACATAGTGTTGAATTTATTGAAAAAGAATTCTTTGACTTATCTGATGAGATAGATGTTACTGGAAGAAAGCCAATAGCTTTTGAGATTCTAGGACAAAAGCATACTGTGAATAGTTGGAAAAGCTTTATGTATGAAGCTTCAAAGATTTTATATAATTTAGAGGAAAAGATATTTAAAACCTTTGTCTATGATAATGATTTTTCAGGAAGAAAGAGTAGAATAATTTCTTCAAGAAAAGATATGAGGGAGCCTGTCCAAATAACCGATGGAATTTTTATCGAAACGAACTTAAATGCTAACTCAGTTCTAAACTACGTTAAATTGATGATGGAAAAATATGAAATGTCTGATGAAGATATGAGGTTTTGGATTAAGTAG
- a CDS encoding site-specific DNA-methyltransferase: MEFRKINLSNLKHAEYNPRVDLKSGDKEFEKIKNSITEFGYCEPIIVNSDMTIIGGHQRTKVLRELGYTEIDCVVVDVDKTKEKALNIALNKITGEWDLSALAHLLDELKEEDYNIELTGVDFSEAEKLWDEYMPKDEQEEEEEIPEVPEEPIIKSGDIILLGKHRLICGDATKTEDLSKLMDGKKAKLTVTDPPYGISYVGKTEDALTIQNDNLNDEEFYNFLLEAFKRIYEISDDGASIYVFHADAKGLIFRRAFVDSGFKHSQCCVWVKNTFVMGRQPYQWQHEPALFGWKPTGSHYWNGDRKQSTIWNFDKPRVNDVHPTMKPVPLIEYIIKNSSKYGDIVVDTFLGSGTTLLAADKADRVCYGSELDPKYCQVIVERWINYKDGINGENAIIERDGGEYKYSDLVHEQVAI; this comes from the coding sequence TTGGAATTCAGAAAAATAAACTTATCAAATCTAAAACATGCTGAATATAATCCCAGAGTTGACTTGAAATCTGGGGATAAGGAATTTGAGAAAATAAAGAACAGTATTACTGAATTTGGATATTGTGAGCCGATTATTGTGAATAGTGATATGACGATTATTGGTGGTCACCAGAGAACTAAAGTTCTGAGAGAATTAGGATATACCGAAATTGACTGTGTTGTTGTTGATGTTGATAAAACTAAAGAGAAGGCTCTGAATATCGCTTTAAATAAAATTACAGGAGAATGGGATCTGTCAGCACTGGCTCATTTGTTGGATGAATTGAAAGAAGAAGATTATAATATTGAACTTACAGGTGTTGATTTTTCAGAAGCAGAGAAACTTTGGGATGAATATATGCCCAAGGATGAACAGGAAGAGGAAGAAGAAATACCTGAAGTTCCAGAAGAGCCAATCATTAAGTCAGGTGATATTATCCTACTTGGTAAGCATAGGTTGATATGCGGTGATGCTACAAAAACAGAAGATTTATCAAAACTTATGGATGGTAAGAAGGCAAAGCTTACAGTAACAGACCCACCATATGGCATTTCATATGTAGGAAAAACAGAAGATGCTCTTACAATTCAAAATGACAACTTGAATGACGAAGAGTTCTATAATTTTCTGCTTGAAGCTTTCAAGAGAATTTATGAAATATCTGATGATGGAGCAAGTATATATGTATTTCATGCCGATGCAAAAGGATTAATTTTTAGAAGAGCATTTGTTGACTCAGGCTTTAAACATTCTCAATGTTGTGTTTGGGTAAAGAATACCTTTGTTATGGGAAGACAACCGTACCAGTGGCAACATGAACCTGCCTTATTTGGATGGAAACCAACGGGAAGCCACTATTGGAATGGTGATCGGAAGCAATCTACAATCTGGAACTTTGACAAACCTAGAGTAAATGATGTACATCCAACAATGAAGCCAGTACCACTTATAGAATATATTATTAAAAACTCCAGCAAATATGGAGATATTGTGGTAGATACATTTCTAGGAAGTGGAACTACATTGCTTGCTGCCGATAAAGCTGATAGGGTTTGCTATGGTTCAGAACTCGATCCGAAATACTGTCAGGTTATTGTTGAACGCTGGATTAATTACAAGGATGGTATTAATGGTGAGAATGCAATTATTGAAAGGGATGGTGGAGAATATAAATATTCTGATCTAGTACATGAGCAAGTTGCTATATAA
- the bcp gene encoding thioredoxin-dependent thiol peroxidase — protein sequence MLKVGDKAPNFTLKNEEGHDISLNDFKGKKVVLYFYPKDNTPGCTKQACSFRDVYDEILDAGAVVIGISKDSATSHQKFKDKHQLPFYLLSDPERSVLESYGAWQEKKMFGKVAMGIVRMTFIIDENGTIIKIFPKVKPDMHGEEVLKALEKF from the coding sequence ATGCTAAAGGTAGGAGATAAGGCACCTAATTTTACATTAAAGAATGAGGAAGGACACGATATATCTCTAAATGATTTTAAAGGTAAAAAGGTGGTTCTTTATTTTTATCCTAAGGATAATACACCTGGTTGCACAAAACAAGCATGCAGCTTTAGAGATGTATACGATGAGATATTGGATGCTGGAGCTGTTGTTATTGGTATTAGTAAAGATAGTGCTACTTCACATCAAAAATTTAAGGACAAACATCAATTACCTTTTTATTTATTAAGTGATCCTGAGCGTAGTGTACTTGAATCTTATGGAGCATGGCAAGAAAAAAAGATGTTTGGAAAAGTGGCAATGGGAATTGTACGGATGACATTTATTATAGATGAAAATGGTACTATAATTAAAATATTTCCAAAAGTTAAGCCGGATATGCATGGTGAGGAAGTGTTAAAAGCATTAGAGAAATTCTAA
- a CDS encoding TspO/MBR family protein — protein MNKSQLLHNGSIIKMLISIAIAQGVGIASSLLTQNTREQYQNLIQPSFAPPGWVFPVVWTILFILMGIAAYRIYSLAFKDPQVKSALLFYVAQLFVNFFWTIIFFRFEQRGFALVWLILLWVLIIITTVKFYRLDKVAGYLMIPYILWASFAGLLNYSVWQLNK, from the coding sequence ATGAATAAATCTCAACTTCTTCACAATGGCAGTATTATAAAGATGCTAATAAGTATAGCAATTGCTCAAGGTGTAGGAATTGCAAGTTCCCTACTTACCCAAAATACAAGAGAACAGTATCAAAATTTAATACAGCCTTCATTTGCCCCTCCAGGCTGGGTATTTCCTGTTGTTTGGACTATATTATTTATACTAATGGGAATTGCAGCATACAGAATATATAGCCTTGCCTTTAAAGATCCACAGGTAAAAAGCGCATTATTATTTTACGTAGCACAGCTTTTTGTGAATTTTTTCTGGACTATAATCTTTTTCAGGTTTGAACAAAGAGGATTTGCCCTAGTATGGTTGATATTATTGTGGGTATTGATTATTATTACTACTGTTAAATTTTATAGACTAGATAAAGTGGCAGGATATTTAATGATTCCATATATACTATGGGCAAGTTTTGCAGGATTATTGAATTACTCTGTATGGCAGTTAAATAAATGA
- a CDS encoding transcription initiation factor TFIIIB — translation MEATQCPKCGCKEIGKGKLTGHAVIRPVDKFFSLGSDIIADICTGCGYILEMKVSQPEKFKDKR, via the coding sequence GTGGAAGCTACTCAATGTCCCAAATGTGGATGTAAAGAAATTGGCAAAGGCAAATTGACTGGACATGCAGTGATAAGACCAGTTGATAAGTTTTTTTCTTTGGGATCTGATATTATAGCAGATATTTGTACAGGATGTGGTTACATATTAGAGATGAAAGTTTCACAACCAGAAAAGTTTAAGGATAAACGATGA